A genomic segment from Rahnella aceris encodes:
- the murQ gene encoding N-acetylmuramic acid 6-phosphate etherase, protein MNTDLNLGALVSESRNPDTMNLDEMSTLELVACFNQEDRKVPEAINKVLPQIALAIDKAAASFQAGGRLIYLGAGTSGRLGVLDASECPPTFGVPHGMVVGLIAGGPGALLKAVEGAEDSEALGVEDLKNLNLKAQDTVVGLAASGRTPYVIGALRYATEMGCATVAISCNPDSPIAREASIAISPVVGPEALTGSTRLKSGTAQKLVLNMISTGAMVKSGKVYQNLMVDVKATNVKLVDRACRIVVEATGAARHDAELALSQTDFDVKPAILMLLAGIDASQAKARLVQHNGFLRAALAD, encoded by the coding sequence ATGAACACAGATCTTAATTTAGGGGCACTGGTTTCAGAAAGCCGAAATCCGGATACGATGAATTTAGATGAGATGTCTACGCTGGAACTGGTGGCCTGTTTTAATCAGGAAGACCGCAAAGTGCCGGAAGCCATCAACAAGGTTCTGCCGCAGATTGCCTTGGCTATCGATAAAGCCGCTGCGTCATTTCAGGCTGGCGGGCGTCTGATTTATCTCGGTGCCGGTACCAGTGGCCGCCTCGGCGTTCTTGATGCGTCTGAATGCCCGCCGACGTTTGGCGTTCCGCACGGTATGGTTGTCGGGTTAATTGCCGGTGGGCCGGGCGCGCTGCTTAAAGCGGTGGAAGGGGCGGAAGACAGCGAAGCGCTGGGTGTTGAAGATTTAAAGAATCTGAATCTGAAGGCTCAGGACACCGTTGTCGGATTAGCTGCGAGCGGACGTACGCCTTATGTCATTGGTGCTTTGCGCTATGCCACAGAAATGGGCTGCGCCACAGTAGCGATTTCCTGTAACCCGGATTCTCCGATTGCGCGCGAAGCCAGCATCGCGATTTCTCCGGTTGTAGGGCCGGAAGCGCTGACCGGTTCAACGCGTTTGAAATCCGGCACGGCGCAGAAGCTGGTGCTGAATATGATTTCAACCGGGGCGATGGTCAAAAGTGGCAAGGTTTATCAGAACCTGATGGTCGACGTGAAAGCGACCAACGTCAAACTGGTCGATCGTGCCTGCCGGATCGTTGTCGAGGCCACGGGCGCGGCACGCCATGATGCTGAGCTGGCGCTGTCTCAGACTGATTTTGACGTTAAACCGGCTATTCTCATGCTACTGGCTGGTATTGATGCATCACAGGCGAAAGCACGACTGGTGCAACATAACGGATTCCTGCGCGCCGCACTGGCTGATTAA
- a CDS encoding MurR/RpiR family transcriptional regulator gives MSCMIRIRQLYPTLAQNDRKLADFLLAQPEKARHMSSQKLAEIAGVSQSGVVKFAQKLGYKGFPALKLAMSESLASPENSEPVTVHNQILSTDSLHVVGEKLLAEKQSALRATLDINSEPRLQIALSMLTGARKIVLSGIGASGLVAKDLAYKLLKIGVTAIAESDTHVLVATVQALSKEDLLLAISFSGERNEINLAAKVARESGAKVLAITGFSPNTLQQQADHCLYTVAELPATRGAALSATTAQYSLTDLLFVALVQQDTAHAPERIRHSEELVKKLI, from the coding sequence ATGAGTTGTATGATCCGTATCCGCCAGCTTTATCCGACGCTGGCGCAAAATGACCGAAAACTGGCTGATTTTCTACTGGCTCAGCCGGAGAAAGCGCGTCATATGAGTTCGCAGAAACTGGCTGAAATAGCGGGTGTCAGCCAGTCTGGCGTGGTGAAATTTGCCCAAAAACTTGGCTATAAAGGCTTCCCCGCGCTGAAACTCGCAATGAGTGAATCCCTGGCATCACCGGAAAACAGTGAGCCGGTGACGGTGCATAATCAGATTTTAAGCACCGACAGCCTGCATGTTGTGGGGGAGAAATTACTGGCAGAGAAACAGTCGGCGCTTCGCGCAACACTGGATATTAACAGCGAACCGCGTCTGCAAATTGCGTTGTCGATGCTCACCGGTGCCCGAAAAATTGTGCTGAGCGGTATTGGCGCATCCGGATTAGTGGCGAAGGATCTGGCGTATAAGTTGCTGAAAATCGGGGTCACGGCCATTGCCGAATCCGATACTCATGTCCTGGTTGCTACCGTGCAGGCGCTGTCGAAAGAAGATTTATTGCTGGCGATTTCCTTCAGCGGTGAACGGAACGAAATCAATCTCGCGGCAAAAGTCGCCCGCGAGAGTGGTGCAAAGGTCCTGGCCATTACCGGGTTTTCACCTAATACCCTGCAACAACAGGCAGACCATTGTTTGTATACAGTGGCAGAATTACCCGCGACCCGCGGCGCAGCGCTCTCGGCCACCACGGCGCAATATTCCCTGACTGATTTGCTGTTTGTCGCGCTGGTTCAACAGGATACAGCGCACGCGCCGGAGAGGATCCGCCACAGCGAAGAACTGGTGAAAAAGCTGATTTGA